The nucleotide window TGTTGTTGTGGTGCAGGTGCCGGTGAATGTTGTCCCTGACGAAGGACATCAAAGGGTGAATTTGAACGTTGCATAAAATGATGATAGCTATTTGGAGGTAACTGATGCTGCAAAGAATATGAcataaagataaaatttataaaataaaataagtaagagagctaaattgagattgaaaacttttttttttgagaaaaaaattttagatgaacaaaaatttggtgaaaaaaattttagaaataaaaattttaaagaaaaatttatttgtgacaaatcttttttgttgaaaataaaaatttggttgaaaaaaatttttcttgaaaaaaaatcggatcAACTCATTTTTCCGTTCGGACCGAATTTCTATAGACGTCatttgaaaggtctttgaaatgtctatcattagatatccatattgtctatgttaatgactcagtaatccagatatagataaagaAATAGGTAAAACAAAACGAGGAAGTcgtggttttttatatatatcttagccatttgtgggccgattttcccgaatttaaattgatttatcaaTCATAAATGAAAGCTATTTGGGTGCTTCGGAAAGTCGATTTTAAAAGGCAGATGGACACGGCTATATCGCTATCCGCTATCTATATCGATCCAGGggtaacaaatgaaaattaccaccaatggtgaatggtataaaaagaGTTGAATATCTTAAATAGTCGTACGACTAAGTTTCAACCCTCCTCAAAAAGATTTAAAGTTAATTTCGTTTACTTCTCAAGCATTATATTACTATAATATATCTCCACTCACCTGTAGTCCCCGCAAACCTCCCATTGGTCCCGCTGCTGCTGCCGCTCCTCCAGCACCCATCATATGGGAGGAACCATCGCCCAAATCCAATTGCAAAGACTCGGGCATATCGTTCGTACTACTAGCCGAACTACTAGCATTAGCTAAATGAAGTTGGCCCAACGAAGCTGTGGCCATGGCAACATCCGGCATCATATCCGAAAGATGGCCAGCATTTGGGCCATCCGAACAACCCATGGCACCACCCTCAGCGCCGCCCATGTCCAGTCCCAATGCACTGCCATGTGCAAAACCACGATAATCACCTTCGGTTATGAGGGCAGGCAAGTCATTGCGATGATGTGCTGACGCTGAAAGTCTAGCGAAATTGTGTGGCAGACCTGAGCCCATGCCCACACCAGAACCAAAGCCTAAGCCCAACAAACCGGCGGCATGTTGTCGTGGGAATGTTAAATTTCTGGTATAGCAGGCAGGTAAACCATCGGCTCCCGACGTTGAGGCAGCACCACATGACGTTGAGCCCGCATTAGAGCCCACCGAAGACGACAGATAACTAGCGCCCATGGCCGAGTGTCTGGGTACTGAGCCGGCCGAAGCCGCTGCTGGCGAGGGTGGTGGCGACTGATCATCGTCCTCCAGCAAACAGCAGTCGTCTACGGACTGTACCGTGGTCGTCGAATCGGCCATATTTTGTACTTCATCTTGAACATTGCGGGTATTGCTGAGTAGTGATGTCTCTAGTAGATCCGATACAGCATCGGGTAGATTAAACTCTCTAACTACACGTAAACGTATTTGTCTATCGATTTCATGTTTGGACGAAAGAGGCAGATGTAAAGCCCTCTGGCACATGGGTGATTGCCTAAGTTTATGTTCGCGTTTCAGCATAGCGGCCAAGGTTTGTGTATCGGGAGGTGGTATAGCAGCGGCAGCAGCTAGAATATCTACAGTATCCGTGCCCGTACCCACACCGGTATTGCCGACACCACTATTCGAAGCTGCATTCATTCTAGAAACCATATACAGAGTATCAGGTATGTCAGGCATTTGTCGAGAACGTCGCATTCTCATCAGTTCAGCTTGATGATGTGACGAAGTCATGCGATCCTCCAGCAAAGCTTTAACTTCTTCAAAATATGGCATAAACAGGCGTGGTCTTACGAACAGACCCTGATTTTTTCCTCCCCTAATCCAGGCATTGATACGTAAATTCTCCCGTTCGTCACCGATCATATGAGAAGGCGGTGTACTCACTAGACCCCTACGTATTGCCTGGGCCAGCACTTCACTGTTTGGCGGTAGAACATGATCCATTCTCACTAAGGGCAAAAGATCAGAGAGAATTTCTCTGAGTTCTACATCACTAAGGTCGCGTTTCTTGACACCTTTTCTTGTTACCGAATGGGCAGTGTGCGACAATAGATTGGGTTCACGATCTTCCATGCGTCGTATGAGTTCTTGTTCTCCCCATTTGAGTACAGCCTGTAGGACTTCCAATTCGGAAGCTTGTAAAAAATTAGATTGTAAAACATGTATGAGTTGCGATTTATCGAGTTGATGCAAAACAGGTGATGAGATGACTGCAGAGAATTCTTCGCGTAAATATTGGCAAGCTTGGCGGAAAACCCACGCAGAACCATGGGgctgtaaataataataatttgagttgaaaatattgatttcatattttagttttagtaaCTATAAGATTTACCTGACTCCCCCATTTGAGCACCGTTGGCAGAGTATCTAATGTCAGCCACTCCAATATGAGATCTTCGCAACCTTGTGCTAAAATATCCAATTCTAAAAATCTACCAATTTGATATAGTTCCATAGCCTCCTCTAGAGGCGTTGGCCGTGTTCTACCAGCCGTCAATGCATGCACTTCACCCAGCGAACCAGCCGCTGCTGTTCCCGAATTTGCTCCCCTTAAAATTAATGCTAAGTCTACGGTATCCAAATAAATGGCATGTAAAAGAACACGAGCATAACGTTTTGGTATCACGGTTTCATCCAACACAATACGTGTCGGCACATGCAAAGCACGCTCTGCATATTCAGCATCCATATTACGTGTTCGTCTAGCTATGAGATTCCGAAAGAAAGGCGATCGCGCGCTTAATATAGCTTTGTGG belongs to Calliphora vicina chromosome 4, idCalVici1.1, whole genome shotgun sequence and includes:
- the LOC135956308 gene encoding BTB/POZ domain-containing protein 7, which encodes MGANASTGNYPPVMTTSQGHSSGGGMPPGASTSSSLLLPSTGANSLLSASLGGPGGGGPHFREQRRKRVTGFATLKRKFIRRRRSSKACDHARVLRDFVSDWTPLELAALCEEYEALAALRDLSMQAELARPPATTYKQDLAALFETKTCTDCDLVFRGAIFPVHRCILSSRCTYFRDLLAGCPGFGARICLELPTSPIDVQMFASLLRYLYTGDLCPHDASMDIGLLRQLGDDFGTPNPLEHDLRYLLETGDYADAALVFTSENGGGGGISGSSAMGVVGLGSEYNRPDSGNSEYGFRPKLELPCHKAILSARSPFFRNLIARRTRNMDAEYAERALHVPTRIVLDETVIPKRYARVLLHAIYLDTVDLALILRGANSGTAAAGSLGEVHALTAGRTRPTPLEEAMELYQIGRFLELDILAQGCEDLILEWLTLDTLPTVLKWGSQPHGSAWVFRQACQYLREEFSAVISSPVLHQLDKSQLIHVLQSNFLQASELEVLQAVLKWGEQELIRRMEDREPNLLSHTAHSVTRKGVKKRDLSDVELREILSDLLPLVRMDHVLPPNSEVLAQAIRRGLVSTPPSHMIGDERENLRINAWIRGGKNQGLFVRPRLFMPYFEEVKALLEDRMTSSHHQAELMRMRRSRQMPDIPDTLYMVSRMNAASNSGVGNTGVGTGTDTVDILAAAAAIPPPDTQTLAAMLKREHKLRQSPMCQRALHLPLSSKHEIDRQIRLRVVREFNLPDAVSDLLETSLLSNTRNVQDEVQNMADSTTTVQSVDDCCLLEDDDQSPPPSPAAASAGSVPRHSAMGASYLSSSVGSNAGSTSCGAASTSGADGLPACYTRNLTFPRQHAAGLLGLGFGSGVGMGSGLPHNFARLSASAHHRNDLPALITEGDYRGFAHGSALGLDMGGAEGGAMGCSDGPNAGHLSDMMPDVAMATASLGQLHLANASSSASSTNDMPESLQLDLGDGSSHMMGAGGAAAAAGPMGGLRGLQHQLPPNSYHHFMQRSNSPFDVLRQGQHSPAPAPQQHPPPGTYNTGPPRFL